In a genomic window of Dehalococcoidia bacterium:
- a CDS encoding RidA family protein — translation MARKVIHIPGNWHAGQPIPPATKTGPLVTSGGVSGLNPDTNEMPSDLAEQAKWAFEHVRRIVTEAGGTVEDIAHMNVYVKSKDIRPLVNEQWVAMFPDEENRPTRHTIQYDALAGGMEMQIQFTAYVEN, via the coding sequence ATGGCGCGAAAAGTAATTCACATACCCGGGAATTGGCATGCTGGACAACCTATTCCACCTGCTACAAAGACTGGCCCATTAGTCACTTCAGGTGGTGTTAGCGGATTAAATCCTGATACTAATGAAATGCCCTCAGATTTGGCAGAACAAGCAAAATGGGCTTTTGAGCATGTTCGACGCATTGTTACTGAGGCGGGTGGAACCGTAGAAGACATTGCTCACATGAATGTTTATGTCAAAAGTAAGGACATCAGGCCTCTTGTAAATGAGCAGTGGGTAGCAATGTTTCCAGACGAAGAAAATCGTCCTACTCGACATACAATTCAGTACGACGCTTTAGCCGGTGGAATGGAAATGCAAATCCAATTCACTGCATACGTTGAAAATTAG
- a CDS encoding AI-2E family transporter gives MQNGFWFKTAIILVTISAFVFLVGALGNLWSFIGDLILLFFLSYLVGSLFIHVVNGLVRIPYMTRPLAIFLIYMAFISLLATFGFLVIPVTVNQVVELADLVPRYVEQVPSYVNGLENTIARAGLEIDLTDQIQVDSLNDFARTAATSITNNALGILQNVVSLLIGVILVLVISFYIVLDGGRRLVEGLKVLPPKAEKETLFILLSIDETFHGYLRGMFLISLIYGVSTAGVMIATGLPSPLPVALVASILLAIPFVGDWLALGLPLVVAAVAGDFATFIIVLTVLLFIQQVMLNLLTPKILGKAVRMPAMLVIISVVLGVRLAGVAGALLAVPTMGVLYGLAVHYGTGIRERREARDHELRDSTNQEK, from the coding sequence ATGCAAAATGGTTTTTGGTTTAAAACTGCAATAATCCTAGTAACAATTAGCGCATTCGTTTTCCTCGTAGGCGCTTTGGGTAACTTATGGTCATTTATTGGCGACCTCATTCTTTTGTTTTTCCTCTCTTATTTGGTAGGTTCTTTATTTATACATGTCGTGAATGGTCTTGTAAGAATTCCATATATGACCAGGCCCTTAGCTATTTTTTTGATATATATGGCTTTCATTTCCTTGCTTGCTACATTTGGATTTTTAGTAATTCCAGTTACTGTCAATCAAGTCGTCGAATTGGCTGATTTAGTTCCAAGGTATGTTGAGCAGGTTCCTAGTTATGTCAATGGCTTGGAAAATACAATTGCGCGAGCAGGATTAGAAATTGACCTTACTGATCAGATCCAAGTTGATTCACTCAATGATTTTGCTAGAACTGCGGCTACCTCAATTACAAATAATGCGCTAGGAATACTCCAGAACGTTGTTTCATTACTGATTGGTGTAATTTTGGTTCTAGTTATTTCGTTTTATATTGTCTTAGATGGAGGTAGACGCCTTGTAGAAGGACTGAAAGTTCTTCCTCCTAAAGCAGAAAAAGAAACATTATTTATTCTTTTATCGATAGATGAAACATTTCACGGATACCTTCGTGGAATGTTTCTTATCTCTTTAATTTATGGGGTTTCCACTGCAGGTGTAATGATTGCTACTGGATTGCCAAGCCCATTACCTGTTGCCTTAGTCGCAAGTATTTTATTGGCCATTCCTTTTGTTGGAGATTGGTTAGCACTAGGTTTGCCCCTTGTTGTGGCTGCCGTTGCCGGTGACTTTGCGACATTTATTATCGTGTTAACCGTCTTATTATTTATTCAACAAGTTATGTTAAATCTTTTGACACCCAAAATTTTGGGCAAGGCCGTACGTATGCCCGCTATGTTAGTTATTATTTCTGTCGTCCTCGGTGTGAGGCTGGCAGGCGTAGCAGGAGCTTTACTTGCAGTTCCTACGATGGGAGTGCTATACGGCCTTGCTGTTCATTATGGTACAGGTATTCGGGAGCGACGAGAGGCTCGAGATCACGAATTAAGAGACAGTACCAATCAAGAAAAATAA
- a CDS encoding ribonuclease H-like domain-containing protein → MKTNNFLVLDIETFGGSFSTFPQGFELLLVGIRTCFGYTMYTSEPASLELMRSDLADFKGKIVTFNGARFDIPLLEKFVEEILGDTLKINFHYDLLAEIHKATGRRISLDNLSNYTIGAQKLPWDHRKNLRVWREAPEEIIAYNKIDLDLTYDLYLRVLNGQHLFLGDTSVVLSL, encoded by the coding sequence GTGAAGACCAATAATTTTCTAGTTTTAGACATTGAGACTTTTGGAGGGTCATTTTCGACTTTCCCTCAAGGATTTGAGCTTCTTCTTGTTGGGATTAGAACATGCTTTGGTTACACAATGTATACATCAGAGCCTGCTAGCTTAGAGCTAATGAGATCCGATTTAGCTGATTTTAAAGGGAAGATAGTGACCTTCAATGGAGCTCGCTTTGATATTCCTTTGCTGGAAAAATTTGTTGAAGAAATTTTGGGAGATACCTTAAAAATTAATTTTCATTATGATTTACTCGCTGAGATACACAAAGCAACAGGTAGAAGAATAAGTTTAGATAACCTTAGTAATTACACGATCGGAGCGCAGAAATTACCTTGGGATCATCGTAAGAATCTACGTGTATGGCGCGAAGCGCCTGAGGAAATAATTGCCTACAATAAAATCGATTTAGATCTGACTTATGATTTGTACTTAAGAGTGCTAAATGGCCAACATTTATTTTTGGGCGACACTTCAGTGGTTTTGAGTCTTTAA
- a CDS encoding S-adenosylmethionine decarboxylase, protein MHLAIDGYGSPSGLLASSEIVLEFLDKFPERIAMTKISEPSVQIYRGPVEEDWGVSGFVIIAESHISVHTFPDRNYLNVDVFSCKEFDIENAKKEVKSMFQIDKLECWILDRGLEHLVPETASRVVESERYELQRRTKI, encoded by the coding sequence ATGCACTTAGCAATTGATGGATACGGAAGCCCTTCAGGATTACTCGCTAGCTCAGAAATCGTCCTAGAATTTTTAGACAAATTCCCAGAGCGAATAGCTATGACCAAAATTTCTGAGCCATCGGTCCAAATTTACCGTGGACCTGTGGAAGAAGACTGGGGAGTATCAGGTTTTGTAATTATAGCTGAGAGCCATATAAGTGTTCATACTTTCCCCGATCGTAACTACTTGAATGTTGATGTCTTCTCATGCAAAGAATTTGATATAGAAAACGCTAAGAAAGAAGTTAAGTCAATGTTTCAGATCGACAAACTCGAATGCTGGATTTTGGATAGAGGTCTAGAGCATCTTGTACCTGAAACGGCCTCAAGAGTGGTTGAGTCTGAGCGTTACGAATTGCAACGAAGGACAAAAATCTAA
- a CDS encoding MFS transporter — protein sequence MAAPLFSVFIPSWTEEFGWSRTAVSGVFSFATILAALVGPLIGKLLDAYGGRSVMTVGALLMGFSLIAMGFAENLIALYVAFSIGRMAMMNIQNLAGHTVIANWFIRRRALATAVAINGSRIGLGMWPLIAAIIINFWGWREALWVLGSIVALCSVFPWILILARRPEEIGLSPDGNALHESGIENPSFPSQEILWSSRDAVKTKVFWFLMFTHMSAMIAGGGFGLHRIPLFLDQGLSEGMIGPVLIVHAVGMLIGGFFAAWVMEYLEGRIAVSIFIVAGAIAMLIAIQLPPGLPMLFFTFFESAAFGGIFSMLPVVYADYFGRYSIGMIRGITHPFVIASNAVGPILAGYVFDTNGDYSIALLFFAVVLLVGGACSYLARPPRK from the coding sequence TTGGCAGCTCCACTTTTTAGCGTATTTATTCCTTCGTGGACAGAGGAATTTGGCTGGTCAAGGACTGCTGTCTCAGGTGTGTTTAGTTTCGCTACCATACTTGCAGCTCTAGTGGGCCCATTAATAGGGAAATTACTTGATGCCTATGGAGGGCGTTCTGTGATGACAGTTGGAGCGCTACTCATGGGTTTTTCCTTAATTGCTATGGGCTTTGCAGAAAATCTTATCGCTCTATACGTTGCATTTTCGATTGGCCGGATGGCAATGATGAATATTCAGAACCTTGCAGGCCATACAGTCATTGCAAACTGGTTTATTAGACGACGGGCTTTAGCGACGGCTGTGGCAATCAATGGCAGCCGCATTGGCCTTGGTATGTGGCCTTTGATTGCTGCGATTATTATCAATTTTTGGGGATGGCGAGAGGCTCTTTGGGTTTTAGGTTCTATTGTCGCACTTTGTTCAGTATTTCCATGGATTCTTATTCTTGCTCGTAGGCCTGAAGAAATTGGATTATCACCTGACGGGAATGCACTCCATGAGTCTGGAATTGAAAATCCGTCCTTTCCTTCACAGGAAATATTGTGGTCTTCCCGGGATGCCGTAAAAACAAAAGTCTTTTGGTTTCTTATGTTTACTCATATGAGCGCAATGATTGCAGGTGGAGGGTTTGGGCTTCATAGAATTCCATTATTTTTGGATCAGGGTCTTTCTGAAGGAATGATTGGTCCGGTACTTATAGTACACGCAGTGGGTATGCTAATTGGTGGATTTTTTGCTGCATGGGTCATGGAGTATTTAGAAGGGCGTATTGCAGTGAGTATTTTTATAGTGGCTGGTGCGATAGCAATGCTTATCGCAATTCAGCTTCCTCCAGGGTTGCCAATGCTCTTCTTTACTTTTTTTGAATCTGCGGCTTTTGGAGGAATTTTTTCAATGTTGCCAGTAGTGTATGCAGATTATTTTGGCCGATACTCTATAGGGATGATCCGAGGAATAACTCATCCGTTTGTCATTGCCTCAAACGCTGTGGGTCCTATTTTGGCTGGATATGTTTTTGACACGAATGGCGATTATTCTATAGCCTTGTTATTCTTTGCCGTGGTATTGCTTGTAGGTGGAGCCTGTTCTTACTTAGCTAGACCTCCAAGAAAATGA
- a CDS encoding SIMPL domain-containing protein (The SIMPL domain is named for its presence in mouse protein SIMPL (signalling molecule that associates with mouse pelle-like kinase). Bacterial member BP26, from Brucella, was shown to assemble into a channel-like structure, while YggE from E. coli has been associated with resistance to oxidative stress.) yields the protein MGNIHNNIIYAVLVLLLVMIATGCNDNGSSNSVPMEPSTSNTSEQINSISRTTTDGQGLISSSNINHDVGIHVTGAGVITVEPDIAVLSVSIETTNKSLSISSIKNAKSTELVLKVLKANDVNEEDIKTQRYSTQPVYKYTQEEGQKLQGYKVTNSLQITLRTISNNIGPIIDELVSSAGNDIRINQINFRKEDTSSALRQARILAAQNAIEIAELYALEMGVTRGKLLYVVDQNSSRYPEKDSFAMAEAGLTARSTPTTIIPGGYDITATIRVVFAIN from the coding sequence ATGGGTAACATACATAACAACATAATTTATGCAGTACTTGTACTTCTCCTAGTCATGATTGCTACTGGATGCAACGATAATGGCTCCAGTAACAGCGTACCAATGGAACCCTCGACAAGTAATACCTCTGAGCAGATCAATAGTATTTCTCGAACCACTACTGATGGCCAAGGGCTTATTTCTTCTTCTAATATTAATCATGACGTAGGAATACATGTGACTGGCGCAGGAGTGATTACAGTAGAGCCTGATATCGCAGTTTTGTCCGTCTCAATTGAAACTACGAATAAATCGCTGTCAATTTCCTCAATTAAAAATGCGAAATCTACCGAGCTGGTTTTGAAGGTATTGAAGGCCAACGATGTCAATGAAGAAGATATTAAAACACAGCGATATTCCACACAGCCGGTATACAAATACACACAAGAAGAAGGTCAGAAACTACAGGGTTACAAGGTAACTAACTCGTTACAAATTACCTTGCGGACAATCAGCAACAATATAGGCCCCATCATTGATGAATTAGTCAGTTCTGCAGGAAACGATATTAGAATCAATCAAATCAATTTCCGGAAAGAAGACACTAGCAGTGCTCTACGCCAAGCCAGAATCCTAGCAGCCCAAAATGCAATTGAGATAGCAGAATTGTACGCCTTAGAAATGGGAGTAACGAGAGGGAAATTACTTTACGTAGTAGACCAGAATTCCTCGCGATATCCTGAAAAGGATTCATTTGCAATGGCTGAAGCTGGACTAACTGCGCGATCTACTCCAACCACAATCATTCCAGGTGGCTATGACATCACTGCTACCATACGTGTGGTTTTTGCAATCAATTAA
- a CDS encoding 4-carboxy-4-hydroxy-2-oxoadipate aldolase/oxaloacetate decarboxylase — protein MTDSITRPDQSLVEAINGIGTATIHEAGGQIGALPSYIKPVSDNWYVCGVATTVLSPPKDNLWLHRGIYQTQPGDVMIVDTGGFHEAGYWGEIMTHAAQQVGMAGLVIDGCVRDGSILEELGMPVFSAGLCIRGTTKNKDAYGAINEPIRIGEIWIFPGDLIVADRDGVVVVPQSRIAEITEKSKAREDKESVTISKLKAGERTVDMYGF, from the coding sequence ATGACTGATTCAATAACTAGGCCAGACCAGTCTTTAGTAGAGGCAATAAATGGTATTGGCACAGCAACAATCCATGAAGCTGGTGGTCAAATTGGAGCGCTACCTTCATATATAAAGCCCGTCTCAGATAATTGGTATGTTTGTGGTGTAGCCACCACTGTTTTATCTCCGCCAAAAGATAACCTTTGGTTGCACCGTGGGATATATCAAACCCAACCGGGTGATGTAATGATCGTAGACACGGGGGGATTCCATGAAGCTGGGTATTGGGGCGAAATAATGACTCACGCTGCTCAGCAAGTTGGGATGGCAGGGTTAGTTATAGACGGGTGCGTAAGAGATGGTTCCATATTAGAAGAGTTAGGCATGCCAGTGTTTTCAGCAGGACTGTGCATTCGAGGCACAACAAAAAATAAAGATGCCTACGGTGCTATTAATGAGCCTATCCGAATTGGAGAAATATGGATTTTCCCTGGTGATTTAATTGTCGCTGATCGTGATGGAGTAGTAGTAGTTCCTCAATCACGTATTGCAGAAATTACGGAAAAATCAAAAGCCCGTGAGGATAAAGAATCCGTAACTATTTCTAAGCTTAAAGCTGGGGAACGAACCGTAGACATGTATGGTTTCTAA
- a CDS encoding RraA family protein, with product MATDEWVERLRKLDTCAVSDAQDKLGINGTVVGILPLYETERIAGRAVTFKLKTKGNETSTHHLGTSAVEAADPGDIIVCDHRGRVDVAGWGGILSTAAKTKGVAGVIIDGASRDVDEAKGLGLPLFARAAVPLTARGRIIEESTNQRIEIGKVSLLPGDYIIADNSGIVVIPQDRVHDVVPEAENIVAREQAMAADVMAGKSVVEVMGINYEQMLT from the coding sequence ATGGCTACAGACGAATGGGTAGAAAGACTACGTAAGTTAGACACTTGCGCCGTATCTGACGCTCAGGACAAGTTAGGAATTAATGGTACTGTCGTAGGCATATTACCGCTCTATGAAACTGAGCGAATTGCAGGCAGAGCAGTCACATTTAAACTAAAAACAAAAGGAAATGAAACTTCCACTCACCACCTTGGAACTTCAGCTGTAGAAGCCGCAGACCCCGGAGATATTATTGTCTGTGACCATAGAGGCCGAGTTGATGTAGCAGGTTGGGGAGGAATCCTATCAACTGCAGCAAAAACAAAAGGCGTAGCAGGTGTAATTATTGACGGCGCATCAAGAGATGTCGATGAAGCAAAAGGTTTAGGCTTACCTTTATTTGCAAGAGCTGCTGTCCCTCTTACGGCCAGAGGCAGGATCATCGAAGAGTCAACCAACCAAAGGATTGAGATTGGTAAGGTCTCTCTCCTTCCTGGCGACTACATAATTGCTGACAATAGTGGGATAGTCGTAATTCCTCAAGACAGGGTGCATGACGTGGTTCCTGAGGCCGAAAATATAGTCGCGCGCGAGCAAGCGATGGCAGCAGATGTGATGGCGGGGAAGTCCGTAGTTGAAGTAATGGGTATAAATTACGAGCAAATGCTCACTTAG
- the speB gene encoding agmatinase has product MWQTTPNSFLALDQTEHSLENSKCVILPVPFESTTSYKKGTNSGPAAIIRASAEMEDFDSELGIEPCQIGIHTAEALASNLSSSEAMTLTIADAVTSYINKEKLVGVLGGEHSVSAGVVKAMSLKYEDLSILVFDAQADLRDEYQGNSYSHACASRRMLDYAPVTIVGVRSLTKEESIFAKTSKTPVIQRFAEEITDLESITATLSQNVYISFDLDAFDPSLMAAVGTPEPGGLGWWEALRIIRHVSHNRKIVGFDVVELSPNEGPETCSYTAAKLVYKLIAYATEQK; this is encoded by the coding sequence ATGTGGCAAACTACTCCTAACTCATTTCTGGCTTTAGATCAAACTGAACATTCCTTAGAGAATTCTAAATGTGTCATATTACCGGTTCCTTTTGAATCCACCACTAGTTACAAAAAAGGTACAAATTCGGGACCTGCTGCAATTATCCGAGCTTCTGCTGAAATGGAAGATTTTGACTCGGAATTAGGCATCGAACCATGCCAAATTGGAATCCATACTGCAGAAGCTTTGGCGTCGAATCTATCAAGCTCAGAGGCTATGACACTGACAATTGCAGATGCTGTAACTAGCTATATCAACAAAGAAAAATTGGTTGGAGTTTTGGGGGGAGAGCACTCGGTTTCAGCAGGGGTAGTGAAAGCGATGTCGCTCAAATATGAAGATTTAAGTATTTTGGTATTTGATGCGCAGGCAGATCTTCGCGATGAATATCAAGGTAACTCTTACAGCCATGCATGTGCGTCACGGAGAATGCTCGATTATGCGCCTGTAACTATTGTTGGAGTAAGGAGCCTTACTAAAGAGGAATCAATATTTGCAAAGACAAGCAAAACTCCCGTAATTCAGCGTTTTGCTGAAGAAATTACCGATTTAGAGTCTATTACGGCAACATTATCCCAAAATGTCTACATATCGTTTGATCTTGATGCTTTTGATCCTTCCTTGATGGCTGCGGTAGGGACTCCTGAGCCTGGGGGCCTAGGCTGGTGGGAAGCGCTGCGGATAATCAGGCATGTATCCCATAATCGGAAAATTGTAGGGTTTGATGTTGTAGAGCTATCGCCAAATGAAGGCCCTGAAACCTGCTCTTATACTGCCGCAAAATTAGTTTATAAACTTATAGCATATGCTACAGAGCAAAAATGA
- a CDS encoding competence/damage-inducible protein A, with translation MDAEIIAVGTELLMGETQDTNSSWIGQRLPEFGVELKHVTIVGDDLQRLTSTVNLAWERSNLIIIMGGLGPTLDDLTREAIANMLGEELTTDPDLAKWLEDSFARRNINPMPVQNLRQAGVIPSSKPIRNSMGTAPSWWIEKDNRILITLPGPPRELTTMWSTEIAYRLKEKLPGQKILSKTFKTIGLSEAAVDEAVNEVYKIEGLDFGVYAKQDGIYVRAIAKASTEKEASKTLLKAESIILQSLNDYIWGTGEDYPPEKAGELLAQQSLTLAVLESCTGGLLGAALTEIPGSSKYFMGGMITYTNDMKIASGVSSELLNNFGAVSEEVAKEMSVAACKRFNTDCGIGITGIAGPGDHEGIKAGTVFIGVNTPRSLTVTKHEFPSRRPLVRNRAVTAALLQLIKALNS, from the coding sequence ATGGACGCAGAAATTATTGCAGTAGGCACTGAATTGCTCATGGGAGAAACGCAAGATACCAATTCTTCATGGATTGGTCAGCGGCTACCTGAATTCGGAGTAGAACTGAAACATGTCACCATCGTAGGTGATGATCTCCAAAGGCTCACTTCAACTGTAAATCTTGCGTGGGAACGGTCAAATTTGATAATAATCATGGGAGGCTTGGGGCCAACATTAGATGATTTAACCCGAGAAGCAATTGCCAACATGCTCGGAGAAGAACTTACAACTGACCCTGACCTTGCAAAGTGGCTAGAGGATAGCTTTGCTCGTAGGAACATAAACCCAATGCCTGTGCAAAATCTTCGGCAGGCAGGTGTAATTCCTTCTTCAAAGCCGATCCGTAATTCAATGGGCACAGCTCCAAGTTGGTGGATAGAAAAAGACAATCGAATCTTAATTACTCTTCCTGGCCCTCCAAGAGAACTGACTACCATGTGGAGTACCGAAATAGCCTACCGCCTGAAAGAGAAATTACCTGGGCAAAAAATTTTATCAAAGACATTTAAGACTATTGGGTTAAGTGAAGCTGCAGTCGATGAAGCAGTAAACGAAGTGTATAAGATTGAAGGGCTCGACTTCGGAGTATATGCAAAGCAAGATGGTATCTATGTACGAGCAATCGCTAAAGCCTCAACAGAGAAAGAAGCAAGCAAAACTTTACTAAAAGCTGAATCCATAATCCTGCAATCTTTAAATGATTATATCTGGGGTACAGGAGAGGATTATCCTCCGGAGAAAGCAGGGGAACTGCTGGCTCAACAGAGCCTTACGCTTGCAGTTCTCGAGTCGTGTACAGGTGGCCTACTTGGTGCAGCATTGACTGAAATACCTGGATCTTCGAAATATTTCATGGGAGGAATGATCACTTACACGAATGATATGAAAATTGCATCAGGTGTTTCATCAGAATTATTAAATAACTTTGGGGCAGTCAGTGAAGAGGTAGCCAAAGAAATGTCCGTAGCTGCATGTAAAAGATTCAACACTGACTGCGGTATTGGGATCACTGGAATCGCTGGGCCTGGTGACCATGAAGGTATAAAGGCGGGTACAGTTTTCATAGGTGTAAACACGCCGCGCTCATTAACCGTAACTAAGCACGAATTCCCTTCAAGGAGGCCTCTAGTAAGAAATCGAGCGGTAACTGCTGCGCTATTACAGCTTATAAAAGCACTGAACTCTTAA
- a CDS encoding thioredoxin domain-containing protein: protein MPEFSNRLIHETSPYLLQHAHNPVEWFPWGEEAFLKAYEEDKPVLVSIGYSACHWCHVMERESFENVEIASKMNELLVCIKVDREERPDIDSIYMNAVQQMHGHGGWPLNVFLLPDGRPFYGGTYFPPSDFRGMPSWPKVIDAVSEAYKTQRNMVEENANVLTNALIAHVSKEHPQESINSTITDNAFQTLLSVFDHENGGFGNAPKFPQSMPQEFLLRYYFRTGDQRAKEMVEVTLSKMAKGGIYDQLGGGFSRYATDDQWLIPHFEKMLYDNALLASLCAQFFTLSGDPQYSILVQEILDYINRNLRHDQGGYFSSQDADSEGVEGKYYVWTLSEIQLILGDDADVYAYHYGVTQNGNFEGANILNIQGSIASSSNVLNLEIENLRRILRDSNQKLLNQRTKRIPPATDDKVLTSWNALILRVFAEAGLSLGRKDYIESAENNAKFLLENLYINNRLLRTWKNGEAHLLGYLEDYAFLINALLSLHASTFSSEWIATAERLTDEMIELFWDDESNRFYDVGVDHEQLITRPYTVFDNAIPSGSSSAAEALLRMYKITNSTEYFQKLEAILQEVIPLISRYPLGFGNWLKILELYMAKSTELVIVGRPEDLNTQELIQVVSSKFLPFLTLYGINPDENQIFQSPLSEDRANADAPMAYLCNNFTCELPTNDPSQLQELLGL from the coding sequence ATGCCTGAATTTTCAAATCGGTTAATACACGAAACATCTCCATACTTACTACAGCACGCACATAACCCTGTCGAATGGTTTCCGTGGGGTGAAGAAGCTTTTCTAAAGGCATATGAAGAAGATAAGCCTGTACTTGTCTCTATAGGGTATTCCGCCTGTCACTGGTGCCACGTGATGGAGAGAGAATCATTTGAGAACGTGGAAATTGCAAGCAAAATGAACGAGTTATTAGTTTGCATAAAGGTTGATCGTGAAGAAAGACCAGATATAGACAGTATATATATGAACGCAGTGCAGCAAATGCATGGACATGGTGGATGGCCACTTAACGTTTTTTTACTGCCTGACGGCAGACCATTTTACGGTGGGACCTACTTCCCACCTTCTGATTTTAGAGGTATGCCTTCGTGGCCTAAAGTTATCGACGCTGTTTCGGAGGCATATAAAACCCAAAGGAACATGGTTGAAGAGAATGCCAATGTGCTCACAAACGCTTTAATTGCCCATGTCTCCAAAGAACATCCTCAAGAGTCTATAAACAGTACTATTACGGATAATGCGTTCCAAACTCTTTTATCTGTTTTTGACCATGAGAATGGTGGTTTTGGTAATGCGCCCAAATTTCCTCAGTCGATGCCTCAGGAATTTTTATTGAGATATTACTTCCGCACAGGTGATCAACGGGCAAAAGAGATGGTAGAGGTAACTTTGAGCAAAATGGCTAAAGGGGGAATTTACGACCAACTTGGCGGAGGTTTTTCTCGTTACGCAACTGATGATCAATGGCTGATCCCACATTTTGAAAAAATGTTGTATGACAATGCGCTGCTAGCTTCATTATGTGCACAGTTTTTCACATTATCTGGGGACCCTCAGTACAGCATTCTTGTACAAGAGATTCTTGATTACATAAACCGCAATCTTAGGCATGACCAAGGAGGGTACTTTTCTTCTCAGGACGCTGACAGCGAGGGTGTTGAAGGGAAATATTACGTTTGGACCCTAAGTGAAATTCAATTAATACTAGGTGATGATGCAGATGTGTATGCCTATCATTATGGAGTGACACAAAATGGGAATTTTGAAGGGGCGAATATATTAAATATTCAAGGAAGCATTGCATCCTCTTCAAACGTATTGAATTTGGAAATAGAAAATCTTAGGAGGATATTGAGAGATTCAAATCAAAAATTATTAAATCAAAGGACGAAACGGATACCTCCTGCAACTGACGATAAAGTGCTCACTTCTTGGAATGCTTTGATACTTCGTGTTTTTGCAGAAGCGGGCTTATCTTTAGGGCGCAAAGATTATATTGAATCTGCAGAAAATAATGCGAAATTTCTATTAGAGAACCTGTACATAAATAATCGATTGTTACGGACATGGAAAAATGGGGAAGCACATTTACTTGGATACTTGGAGGACTATGCATTCTTAATTAATGCTTTGCTATCGCTGCATGCTTCGACATTTTCCTCTGAATGGATTGCTACAGCTGAGCGCTTAACGGATGAAATGATTGAATTATTTTGGGATGATGAGTCTAATCGATTTTATGACGTTGGTGTTGATCACGAACAGTTAATTACTCGACCGTATACCGTATTTGATAATGCTATTCCTTCTGGCAGTTCATCTGCAGCTGAAGCGTTATTGCGGATGTATAAAATTACTAATTCGACGGAGTATTTTCAAAAATTAGAAGCGATATTACAAGAGGTAATCCCCTTGATTTCAAGGTATCCCTTGGGATTTGGAAATTGGTTGAAAATATTAGAATTGTATATGGCGAAATCTACGGAACTAGTAATCGTTGGAAGGCCTGAAGACCTGAACACCCAAGAATTGATTCAAGTGGTAAGCAGTAAATTTTTGCCATTTCTGACATTATATGGAATTAACCCTGATGAAAATCAAATTTTCCAATCCCCATTATCAGAAGATAGAGCTAATGCAGATGCTCCAATGGCTTACCTATGTAATAATTTTACGTGCGAGTTGCCTACAAATGACCCTAGTCAGTTGCAGGAATTATTAGGTCTGTAA
- the lepB gene encoding signal peptidase I — protein sequence MRVAFRESIQTVALAIFFVLLLQATIQNFRVEGPSMNPTYADYDRVIVNKLAYLSIEKNKVANIIPTFDRPETARWYPLGRPSFGDIVVFRWPRNERQILVKRVIGVPGDTIEIENGRVIRNGVVLKEPYVVHNSNESLVDRVIPLGKYIVMGDNRSESDDSRHWGWVPEENIIGEVWLNYWPLPKIDNKFLFR from the coding sequence ATGCGAGTAGCGTTTAGAGAATCAATACAAACTGTCGCACTAGCGATTTTTTTTGTTTTATTACTGCAAGCCACAATCCAAAATTTTAGGGTTGAGGGCCCGAGTATGAACCCTACTTATGCCGATTACGATAGAGTGATAGTTAATAAATTGGCTTATTTGAGCATTGAGAAAAATAAAGTTGCAAATATTATTCCTACCTTCGATAGACCAGAAACCGCTCGTTGGTACCCTTTAGGTAGACCTTCTTTTGGGGACATTGTTGTGTTTCGGTGGCCTAGGAATGAACGACAAATACTGGTGAAGCGCGTGATAGGTGTTCCAGGGGATACAATAGAAATAGAAAACGGAAGAGTTATTCGAAATGGGGTAGTTTTAAAAGAGCCCTATGTGGTACATAACTCCAATGAAAGCTTGGTCGATCGTGTCATACCGTTGGGTAAATATATTGTGATGGGTGATAATAGGTCCGAAAGTGATGATTCTCGGCACTGGGGCTGGGTACCGGAAGAGAATATTATTGGTGAAGTGTGGTTAAATTACTGGCCGTTACCAAAAATTGATAACAAATTTTTGTTTCGATAG